One genomic region from Ammospiza caudacuta isolate bAmmCau1 chromosome 1, bAmmCau1.pri, whole genome shotgun sequence encodes:
- the FSBP gene encoding fibrinogen silencer-binding protein, protein MVGKARSSNFTLSEKLDLLKLVKPYVKILEEHTNKHSVIVEKNKCWDIIADNYNAIGVDRPPRTAQGLRTLYKRLKEYAKQELLQQKETHSDCKSSISEPTKKVVEMIPQISNVCLRDRSGVQSASIDKETIAGTSSPQAMLDHHPATVMMDLQSEEDVKPPPSLIIDSQQNENLEQEEEHQLVHIMERSPSTSVSSVDMRVMMSPSPVPRRDEFFRLEVGERFRPMCGYDPQMLQMLKEEHQIILENQRKIGLYVQEKRDGLKRKQQLEEELLRTKIKVEKLKAIRLRRDLPEYNNI, encoded by the exons ATGGTTGGGAAGGCCAGATCTTCTAATTTTACCTTATCTGAAAAGCTCGATTTGCTAAAACTCGTGAAGCCGTATGTTAAAATTCTCGAGGAACATACCAATAAGCATTCTGTAAtagtggaaaaaaacaaatgctgGGATATTATAGCTGATAACTACAATGCCATCGGAGTAGATCGTCCTCCTCGTACTGCACAGGGCCTGCGCACGCTGTACAAGAGGCTCAAAGAATATGCCAAACAGGAGCTATTGCAGCAAAAGGAGACTCACTCAGATtgtaaaagcagcatttccgAGCCAACCAAGAAAGTTGTGGAAATGATTCCACAGATTTCCAATGTGTGTTTAAGAGACAGGAGCGGTGTTCAAAG TGCTAGTATCGATAAAGAAACAATTGCTGGTACCAGTTCACCACAGGCAATGTTGGATCACCATCCTGCAACAGTCATGATGGACTTGCAGTCAGAAGAGGATGTCAAACCTCCTCCTTCTCTGATCATAGACTCCCAGCAAAATGAGAACTTAGAACAAGAGGAGGAACACCAGCTGGTGCATATTATGGAAAGGTCTCCTTCAACATCAGTGTCTTCAGTCGATATGAGAGTGATGATGTCTCCTTCCCCTGTACCGAGAAGAGATGAGTTTTTTAGGCTTGAGGTTGGAGAACGCTTTAGACCAATGTGTGGTTATGACCCACAGATGTTGCAAATGCTGAAAGAGGAGCATCAAATAATATtagaaaaccaaagaaaaattgGTCTTTATGTCCAAGAAAAAAGGGATGGtttgaaaagaaagcagcaacTGGAAGAAGAACTGTTGCGAACAAAAATCAAAGTAGAGAAGCTGAAGGCAATACGACTACGCCGTGATCTGCCAGAATACAACAatatctaa